From a single Cyprinus carpio isolate SPL01 chromosome A3, ASM1834038v1, whole genome shotgun sequence genomic region:
- the LOC109092211 gene encoding nuclear protein 1-like, translating into MSNHVDVKNIEPTTFEDRYYDEYEYYNLTDRHTECASRKGRTKKEASCNTNRPNPAGHERKILEKLQNAEKKAKE; encoded by the exons ATGAGCAACCACGTTGATGTGAAAAACATTGAACCGACCACTTTTGAGGACCGCTACTAcgatgaatatgaatattataacTTAACAGACCGTCATACCG AGTGCGCTAGTCGCAAGGGCAGGACGAAGAAGGAGGCGAGCTGTAACACGAACAGACCCAACCCAGCGGGACACGAGCGCAAGATCCTGGAGAAACTCCAGAACGCGGAGAAGAAAGCCAAAGAGTGA
- the LOC109092208 gene encoding SAGA-associated factor 29-like, whose translation MALVSADTKIAELLNELHQLIKQTQEERSRSEHNLLNIQKTHERMQTENKTSPYYRSKLRGLYTTAKADAEAECCILRRALDKIAEIKSLLEERRIAARMAGVYSDTDPPRKTMRRGVLMTLLQQSAMTLPLWIGKPGESPPPLCGAIPASSDYVAKQGDKVAARVKAVDGDEQWILAEVVSYNHSTNKYEVDDIDEEGKERHTLSRRRIIPLPQWKANPETDPEALFSKDQLVLALYPQTTCFYRALIHTPPHRPQDDYSVLFEDTSYADGYSPPLNVAQRYVVACKENKKK comes from the exons ATGGCTTTAGTGTCAGCAGACACCAAAATCGCCGAGTTGCTGAATGAGCTGCATCAGCTCATAAAACAAACCCAG GAAGAGCGTTCCAGAAGTGAACACAACCTTCTCAACATCCAGAAAACACATGAAAGGATGCAAACAGAAAATAAGA CTTCTCCATATTATCGGTCAAAACTGCGGGGTCTTTACACCACAGCTAAAGCTGACGCGGAGGCTGAATGTTG TATACTTCGACGGGCACTTGACAAGATTGCAGAAATTAAATCCCTTTTGGAGGAAAGACGGATTG CTGCCAGAATGGCAGGGGTGTACAGCGACACTGACCCACCCAGAAAGACCATGCGCAGAGGTGTCCTGATGACCCTGTTACAACAGTCAGCCATGACACTTCCTCTCTGGATCGGCAAACCTGGCGAGAG TCCACCACCACTGTGTGGCGCTATACCAGCCAGCAGTGACTATGTGGCTAAACAGGGTGACAAGGTGGCGGCGCGTGTGAAGGCCGTGGATGGTGATGAACAGTGGATTCTTGCAGAAGTTGTCAGCTACAATCACTCCACCAACAA GTATGAAGTGGATGACATTGATGAAGAGGGTAAAGA GAGACACACATTGAGTCGGAGAAGAATAATTCCTCTCCCACAGTGGAAAGCAAACCCAGAGACCGACCCAGAGGCCCTGTTCAGTAAGGATCAGCTGGTGCTGGCCCTCTATCCACAGACCACATGCTTTTACAGAGCTCTGATCCACACACCGCCACATCGG CCCCAGGATGACTACTCAGTTCTGTTTGAGGACACATCTTATGCTGATGGCTATTCTCCACCTCTCAACGTCGCTCAGCGATATGTAGTGGCCTGCAAGGAGAACAAAAAGAAGTGA